Proteins co-encoded in one Acinetobacter lwoffii genomic window:
- a CDS encoding VIT1/CCC1 transporter family protein, translated as MRHSYHLEKHYIERAGWLRAAVLGANDGIISVTSLVVGIAASGASTEILLVTCVAGLISGAASMAAGEYISVKSQQDIETNDLLMEERELQRHPTHELNELKTIYIQRGLEPALAQQVAEQLTDHNALDAHARDEIGISAHTSAQPFLAAFSSAMAFTVGSLFPLISIMILPEHYLDKGVMLIGVLSLGMMGALASYAGGVSVWRGAVRVMLWGIIAMLFSAWIGSLFNVSVA; from the coding sequence GTGCGCCATTCATACCATCTTGAAAAACATTATATTGAACGTGCGGGCTGGCTTCGTGCAGCTGTACTGGGGGCAAATGACGGGATTATTTCGGTCACCAGTCTGGTGGTGGGTATCGCAGCCAGTGGAGCATCCACTGAAATTTTACTGGTGACCTGTGTTGCCGGATTGATTTCTGGCGCCGCATCAATGGCGGCCGGTGAATATATTTCGGTTAAATCCCAGCAAGATATTGAAACCAATGATCTACTCATGGAAGAGCGCGAACTGCAACGCCATCCCACGCATGAATTAAATGAACTCAAAACGATTTATATACAACGAGGTCTGGAACCCGCTTTGGCACAACAGGTCGCTGAACAGCTGACCGACCATAATGCCTTGGATGCCCATGCCCGGGATGAAATTGGTATTTCAGCACATACCTCGGCTCAGCCCTTTCTCGCTGCATTTTCTTCGGCTATGGCATTTACGGTAGGTTCATTATTTCCTTTAATTTCAATCATGATTCTACCGGAACACTATCTGGATAAAGGCGTCATGCTGATTGGCGTTTTAAGTTTGGGGATGATGGGTGCACTGGCGAGCTATGCCGGTGGAGTAAGTGTCTGGAGAGGTGCAGTCCGGGTGATGCTCTGGGGAATTATCGCCATGTTATTCAGTGCGTGGATCGGATCATTATTTAATGTGTCTGTTGCCTAA
- a CDS encoding HesA/MoeB/ThiF family protein gives MDTISPEFELTDAELHLYSRQILLDGWDIDAQERLKFSNICIIGCGGIGCALAELLARAGVGKITLIDPDTIEMSNLQRQLAFMLQDIGFYKAEILAKRLSQVNPNVQVEYVNQALTAENAVSVIEHQDLVLDGCDQFATRYLVNHICVELNVPLLSASAIGLQGQLFMVEGDSACYACLFPPENQADESLRCADSGVLATTPNVMASLQAHHALLYLGLGQMPLRQKLLLWDGMSFKQRILAFEKDTDCPICQAR, from the coding sequence ATGGATACCATATCCCCAGAATTCGAACTCACCGATGCTGAACTGCATCTGTATAGCCGTCAGATTCTTCTGGATGGCTGGGATATTGACGCTCAAGAACGGTTAAAATTTTCTAATATCTGCATTATTGGTTGTGGCGGGATTGGCTGTGCACTGGCAGAACTTCTGGCACGCGCAGGCGTGGGAAAAATCACCCTGATCGATCCAGATACTATCGAGATGAGTAATTTACAGCGACAACTGGCATTTATGCTGCAGGATATTGGATTTTATAAGGCAGAAATTCTGGCCAAAAGACTAAGTCAGGTTAATCCGAACGTACAGGTTGAATATGTGAATCAGGCCTTAACGGCTGAAAATGCAGTAAGTGTGATCGAGCATCAGGATCTGGTGCTAGATGGTTGTGACCAGTTTGCCACACGCTATCTGGTCAATCACATTTGCGTGGAGCTGAATGTGCCCTTATTGAGTGCCTCTGCGATTGGCTTGCAAGGCCAGCTGTTTATGGTCGAAGGGGATTCCGCCTGTTATGCCTGCCTGTTCCCGCCAGAAAATCAGGCCGATGAAAGTCTGCGCTGTGCAGATTCCGGTGTACTGGCGACCACACCGAATGTGATGGCCAGCTTGCAGGCACATCATGCCTTGTTATATCTGGGATTGGGCCAGATGCCACTTCGACAAAAGCTGTTGTTGTGGGATGGTATGAGCTTTAAGCAGCGGATTCTCGCTTTCGAAAAAGATACAGATTGCCCAATCTGTCAGGCAAGATAA
- a CDS encoding ABC1 kinase family protein, translating into MKNNIWLDGIRSVARMGETAVVAAKAGFKYATEKPSNAKLMRETFESLGSTYIKLGQFIASTPSLFPREYVEEFQGCLDQTPRLPFSYIQQVLASEFAGRNLDEIFASIDETPLASASIAQVHAAKLVSGEDVVIKVQKPGVETILYTDLNVLHWATKLLEKAVPKVKFASLADIVEEIKTRMVREVDFIEEAQNLDDFVNYLNITNNQAATAPKVYHQYSTRRVLTMQRLYGVPLTDFEVVKKVSKDPSQVLITAMNTWFGSLMMCNSFHADLHAGNLMLLEDGRVGFIDFGIVGQLKPEVWTACMAFMDSLQHTNYELMAQNMLKMGMTAVQIDTKILAADLERLFSGVLMADPQELLTSNPADLNDIMMDMVAVGERHGIRFPRDFALLFKQMLYFDRFMRILAPYTDIYADQRLQMVQSMDPNLLLKH; encoded by the coding sequence ATGAAAAACAATATCTGGTTAGATGGAATACGTTCAGTTGCCCGTATGGGAGAAACAGCAGTCGTCGCGGCAAAGGCGGGCTTTAAATATGCCACTGAAAAGCCGAGCAATGCCAAACTGATGCGTGAAACTTTTGAATCCTTAGGTTCAACTTATATCAAGCTGGGTCAGTTTATTGCCAGCACACCGTCGCTATTTCCACGTGAATACGTTGAAGAATTTCAGGGCTGTCTGGATCAGACTCCACGCTTACCGTTTAGCTATATTCAGCAAGTGTTGGCTTCTGAATTTGCAGGACGTAACCTAGATGAAATCTTTGCATCAATTGATGAAACGCCATTAGCCTCTGCATCTATTGCACAGGTGCATGCGGCCAAACTGGTGTCTGGCGAAGATGTCGTGATTAAAGTACAAAAACCGGGCGTAGAAACCATTTTGTACACTGACTTGAATGTGCTGCATTGGGCAACCAAGTTGCTGGAAAAAGCAGTCCCGAAAGTTAAGTTTGCTTCACTGGCTGACATTGTCGAAGAAATCAAAACCCGTATGGTGCGTGAAGTCGATTTTATCGAAGAAGCCCAGAATCTGGATGATTTCGTCAATTACCTGAATATCACCAACAATCAGGCAGCAACTGCACCTAAGGTGTATCATCAATATTCGACCCGTCGTGTGCTCACCATGCAGCGTTTATACGGTGTGCCTTTGACAGATTTTGAAGTGGTCAAAAAAGTATCCAAAGATCCATCTCAAGTACTCATCACTGCGATGAATACCTGGTTTGGCAGCTTGATGATGTGTAACAGTTTCCATGCCGATCTGCATGCAGGCAACCTGATGCTGCTCGAAGATGGCCGTGTCGGTTTTATTGATTTTGGTATTGTTGGTCAGCTCAAGCCTGAAGTATGGACGGCATGTATGGCATTTATGGATTCATTGCAACATACCAATTATGAGCTGATGGCGCAAAACATGCTGAAAATGGGTATGACCGCTGTGCAGATAGACACCAAAATCTTGGCTGCTGATCTGGAGCGTTTATTCAGTGGCGTGTTGATGGCAGATCCACAGGAATTGTTAACGTCGAATCCTGCTGATCTGAACGATATCATGATGGATATGGTGGCTGTGGGTGAACGTCACGGGATCCGGTTCCCGCGTGACTTTGCCTTGCTGTTCAAGCAAATGCTGTATTTCGATCGTTTCATGCGAATTCTGGCGCCGTATACCGATATCTATGCCGATCAGCGTTTGCAAATGGTGCAAAGCATGGATCCGAATCTGCTGTTAAAGCATTAA
- a CDS encoding autotransporter assembly complex protein TamA, which yields MPAKKKFKKTMLHRSMGSLIPLQSGAQLCMSIFFMMLSHQSMAQTEQPETPVAISQAEMVDELSKEAIRQGVATSETEAEEKIEEALEPEVPVDSMLMLEQQQNAVSGLGEFTPIEFDDLEDLPVQTIDQNMANEIYQVAEQAKQEAQNYRNTQTSETVVADISQQELLEINQAPVNVDQLMQSIQADSQIIVQNNEAGMTLPEVTGPLVAEDEKRPNIFKRLFYKIRPPRQIMTARVPRISADVVIMNGEGIAQSNGMLNRKDVPEGYVNLRNNVKAKLSSFTQESFGDFNSALPQLRTLSRQAAQAVGYYNAQFRFEKLYDSRVRVFVTPNEPVLISTQNIEFTGEGAEQPQFQVISLLPEQEEGDIFNHGNYEQTKQRINTAANNNGYFDSYWRLHDVKIAQPQNTADVNLRFETGERYKLGNVEFRMSDPEKEFPLDRDVLESLVTWTDGADYTFWRVNSLANNLTNSRYFNYTLVDAIRPDPVDRELELAPDIQSLIEEQKLSEDQATATQPDRSVASAKEVTQNVVDEDQFAGSRDQENPNLRSLRVEQQTKENEQERLKAQAREEKKVPVIVTLNADRLNSAELGLGYGTDTDIRLRGQYRRAIVNKRGHSFDANLELSGIRQSIDGRYNIPYHHPLNDYVSIVGGYEREERDGVAQGEGLQIESAVLGVDRIIKNPLGNWQRTFGARYRLDRLKQNGSVDFNQIPEAFRFNTEDEQQSLLVGYEVSRTDTDRRVNPTKGFKQTYKVELGSEALLSDADMAIVNAGWRFIYSLGENADHQFVGRADAGYIFTEDFAKVPYNLRYFTGGDQSIRGFDYKSLSPEIEGFKVGGQALGVASLEYNYQFREGWRAAVFADAGNAYNKEFSNPTEYGAGVGIRWASPIGPIRIDVATGLSDDNHPIRLHFFIGSQL from the coding sequence ATGCCTGCAAAGAAAAAATTTAAAAAAACGATGCTTCATCGCAGTATGGGGTCGCTTATACCACTTCAGAGTGGGGCACAGCTGTGTATGAGCATTTTTTTTATGATGTTATCCCATCAGAGCATGGCACAAACCGAACAGCCCGAAACACCCGTGGCCATTTCTCAGGCAGAAATGGTGGACGAGCTTTCCAAAGAAGCGATTCGTCAGGGGGTGGCCACGTCCGAAACGGAAGCAGAAGAAAAAATTGAAGAAGCCTTGGAACCGGAGGTACCAGTTGACAGCATGTTGATGCTGGAACAACAGCAAAATGCAGTATCTGGTCTGGGTGAATTTACGCCGATCGAGTTTGATGATCTGGAAGATCTGCCAGTACAGACTATTGATCAGAACATGGCCAATGAAATTTACCAGGTAGCCGAGCAAGCCAAACAGGAAGCACAAAACTATCGTAATACTCAGACCAGCGAAACGGTGGTGGCGGACATCAGCCAGCAAGAGCTGCTGGAAATCAATCAGGCGCCGGTTAATGTCGATCAGTTGATGCAATCAATTCAGGCAGACAGCCAGATTATTGTACAAAATAATGAAGCCGGCATGACTTTGCCAGAAGTAACGGGGCCACTTGTTGCTGAAGATGAGAAACGTCCCAATATTTTTAAACGACTATTTTATAAAATCCGTCCGCCACGTCAGATCATGACCGCGAGAGTTCCGCGAATTAGTGCGGATGTGGTGATTATGAACGGCGAAGGTATTGCGCAAAGCAACGGTATGCTGAACCGTAAAGATGTGCCTGAAGGCTATGTGAATTTAAGAAATAATGTCAAAGCCAAATTATCCAGTTTTACTCAGGAGTCTTTTGGCGACTTTAATTCAGCTTTGCCGCAATTACGTACCTTGTCCAGACAGGCAGCGCAGGCGGTGGGTTATTATAATGCCCAGTTCAGGTTTGAAAAGCTCTATGACAGTCGGGTCCGGGTTTTTGTGACACCGAATGAACCTGTCTTGATCAGTACTCAAAATATTGAATTTACTGGAGAGGGGGCGGAACAGCCACAATTCCAGGTCATCAGTCTTTTGCCTGAGCAGGAAGAAGGCGATATTTTCAATCACGGCAATTATGAACAGACCAAACAACGGATTAATACTGCCGCCAATAACAACGGTTATTTTGATTCATACTGGCGCTTGCATGATGTCAAGATTGCACAGCCACAAAATACCGCCGATGTAAATTTACGTTTCGAGACAGGCGAGCGTTACAAGCTGGGCAATGTCGAGTTTAGAATGAGTGATCCTGAAAAGGAATTCCCGCTGGACCGAGACGTACTGGAAAGTCTGGTCACCTGGACAGATGGTGCAGATTATACCTTCTGGCGGGTCAATAGCCTGGCCAATAACCTGACCAACTCGCGCTATTTTAACTATACCCTGGTGGATGCGATTCGCCCTGATCCTGTTGACAGGGAGCTGGAGCTGGCACCGGATATTCAAAGCCTGATAGAAGAGCAGAAACTTTCTGAAGATCAGGCGACTGCGACACAGCCTGATCGCTCAGTGGCATCTGCTAAAGAAGTCACTCAAAATGTCGTCGATGAAGACCAGTTTGCCGGTAGCCGCGATCAGGAAAATCCAAATTTAAGAAGCTTGCGGGTCGAGCAGCAGACCAAAGAAAATGAGCAGGAGCGTTTAAAGGCACAAGCGCGGGAAGAGAAGAAAGTTCCAGTGATTGTGACTTTAAATGCAGACCGTTTAAACAGTGCTGAACTGGGTCTGGGTTATGGAACAGATACCGATATACGCCTACGTGGTCAGTACCGCCGCGCCATTGTAAATAAGCGCGGACATTCTTTTGATGCCAACCTCGAGTTGTCCGGTATCCGGCAGTCCATTGATGGTCGTTATAACATTCCTTATCACCATCCGCTGAATGATTATGTCAGTATTGTCGGTGGTTATGAGCGCGAAGAACGTGATGGCGTGGCTCAAGGCGAAGGTCTGCAAATTGAATCGGCAGTGCTGGGTGTAGACCGGATTATTAAAAACCCGCTGGGTAACTGGCAGCGTACTTTTGGAGCGCGTTACCGTCTGGATCGCTTGAAGCAGAATGGTTCTGTTGATTTTAACCAGATTCCGGAAGCGTTTCGCTTTAATACCGAAGATGAACAGCAGTCGTTACTGGTCGGTTATGAAGTTTCACGTACCGATACCGATCGTCGGGTCAATCCGACCAAGGGTTTCAAGCAGACCTACAAAGTCGAGCTGGGTAGTGAGGCGTTATTGTCTGATGCAGATATGGCGATTGTAAATGCAGGCTGGCGTTTTATCTATTCATTGGGTGAAAATGCAGATCATCAGTTTGTTGGACGTGCCGATGCCGGTTATATCTTCACTGAAGATTTTGCCAAAGTGCCGTATAACCTGAGATATTTCACCGGTGGTGACCAGAGCATTCGTGGTTTTGATTACAAGAGTCTTTCTCCGGAAATCGAAGGCTTTAAAGTCGGTGGTCAGGCCTTAGGGGTTGCTTCCTTAGAGTATAACTATCAGTTTAGGGAAGGCTGGCGTGCTGCGGTTTTTGCAGATGCCGGAAATGCTTATAATAAAGAGTTCAGTAATCCGACCGAATATGGTGCGGGTGTGGGGATACGTTGGGCCTCACCGATTGGACCGATTCGTATCGATGTGGCGACTGGATTGTCTGATGACAATCACCCAATTCGTCTGCATTTCTTTATTGGTTCGCAGTTATAA
- a CDS encoding 2-amino-4-hydroxy-6-hydroxymethyldihydropteridine diphosphokinase, with amino-acid sequence MNATETIFALALASNCHPQQHFQAAQQRISEWGEVQFSPIYMIPCRDGIGADYWNAACLLRSSVSSEDMIELLKQLEQASGRVRPSHQITLDVDLIAWGPDLGHMQLNEKKLPLALDVKVPMFDIWHDAMFEHGSHSFPTVEQLI; translated from the coding sequence TTGAACGCCACCGAAACGATTTTCGCCCTAGCATTAGCGAGTAATTGTCATCCTCAGCAACATTTTCAAGCTGCACAGCAACGTATTTCTGAATGGGGAGAAGTTCAGTTTTCTCCCATTTATATGATTCCTTGCCGGGATGGCATAGGCGCCGATTACTGGAATGCAGCATGTTTATTGCGAAGTTCGGTGTCTAGTGAAGACATGATTGAGCTGCTCAAACAGCTGGAACAGGCATCAGGGCGAGTACGTCCATCCCATCAGATTACTTTGGATGTTGATTTAATTGCCTGGGGCCCGGATCTTGGACATATGCAGTTGAATGAAAAAAAATTGCCTTTAGCTTTGGATGTGAAAGTGCCCATGTTTGATATCTGGCATGATGCCATGTTTGAACATGGATCACATAGTTTCCCAACAGTTGAACAGCTGATTTAA
- the folB gene encoding dihydroneopterin aldolase: MDAIIIEGLKVETVVGCFNWERQIIQPLMLDLTIQTDLEQASNSDALADTLNYAEICEISSKVIQDAKPELIEHAAKLVLNALFTTFTAIESINITIRKPAIIAQANSVGIRLERHRNDFRPSISE; this comes from the coding sequence ATGGACGCCATTATTATTGAAGGTTTAAAAGTTGAGACAGTCGTGGGCTGCTTTAACTGGGAGCGTCAAATTATTCAGCCTCTAATGCTGGATTTGACCATTCAAACCGATTTAGAACAGGCATCAAACTCAGATGCACTTGCAGATACGCTGAATTATGCAGAAATTTGTGAGATTTCCAGCAAAGTCATTCAAGACGCCAAGCCTGAATTGATTGAACATGCAGCAAAGTTAGTGCTGAATGCACTTTTTACTACCTTTACAGCAATTGAATCGATTAATATTACGATCCGTAAGCCTGCCATTATCGCGCAAGCCAATTCTGTAGGGATACGTCTTGAACGCCACCGAAACGATTTTCGCCCTAGCATTAGCGAGTAA
- the coq7 gene encoding 2-polyprenyl-3-methyl-6-methoxy-1,4-benzoquinone monooxygenase translates to MRQYTGLDKLIHSFDQALRSLVPGTTSAQRENPAQPVETQLTVSDARHVAGLMRVNHSGEVCAQALYHGQAMTAKLPNVRREMEQAAIEEQDHLAWCEDRLKELDSHTSLLNPVWYGLSFGMGAIAGIAGDKYSLGFVAETERQVSMHLQHHISQLPPQDERSRRILEQMNEDELHHRDTALNAGGVDLPVPVKVAMTSISKLMTKTSYFI, encoded by the coding sequence ATGCGTCAATATACAGGTCTCGATAAACTGATTCATTCTTTTGACCAGGCATTACGCAGTCTAGTCCCGGGCACGACTTCAGCTCAACGTGAAAATCCAGCCCAGCCAGTAGAAACGCAGTTAACGGTCAGTGATGCACGTCATGTGGCAGGTTTAATGCGGGTCAATCATAGTGGTGAAGTATGTGCACAGGCGCTGTACCATGGTCAGGCCATGACGGCGAAACTCCCGAATGTGCGTCGCGAAATGGAACAGGCAGCGATTGAAGAACAGGATCATCTGGCTTGGTGTGAAGACCGCTTAAAAGAACTGGATAGCCATACCAGTCTGCTCAATCCGGTCTGGTACGGTCTTTCCTTCGGTATGGGCGCGATTGCCGGAATTGCAGGCGATAAATACAGCCTGGGTTTTGTGGCTGAAACAGAACGTCAGGTCAGCATGCATTTGCAACACCATATTAGTCAGCTGCCACCGCAGGATGAACGTTCTCGTCGTATTCTAGAACAGATGAACGAAGATGAACTGCATCATCGGGATACAGCGTTAAACGCTGGCGGTGTAGATTTACCCGTTCCAGTCAAGGTCGCCATGACCAGCATTTCCAAATTGATGACTAAAACCAGCTATTTTATTTAA
- a CDS encoding DUF1003 domain-containing protein → MKEKNESHKCLVCGKHFLLKDLTPMGTVRKVITEEIGKDIPVWTPQDYICQTDLTRYRMQYVHSLLSSEKGEVTDLEFEVIDSMHQHELITKNVETTLEQKWTLGERLADKIATFGGSWTFLICFAIFLGLWITINTVVMVTRPADPYPFILLNLILSCLAAIQAPIIMMSQNRQEAKDRLRSQNDYQINLKAELEIQHLHEKLDHLLLHQWERLAQIQEIQLDLLSEMNKKD, encoded by the coding sequence ATGAAAGAAAAAAATGAGAGCCATAAATGTTTGGTGTGCGGCAAGCACTTTCTTCTGAAAGATCTTACTCCGATGGGAACGGTCAGAAAAGTCATTACTGAAGAGATTGGCAAGGATATTCCAGTCTGGACGCCGCAAGATTATATTTGTCAGACAGATCTAACCCGCTATCGCATGCAGTATGTACATTCATTATTAAGTTCGGAAAAGGGTGAAGTGACTGATCTTGAGTTTGAAGTGATTGATAGCATGCATCAGCATGAACTGATCACCAAAAATGTGGAAACGACTTTAGAGCAAAAGTGGACCTTAGGAGAAAGGCTTGCCGATAAAATTGCAACTTTTGGTGGAAGCTGGACCTTTTTGATTTGTTTTGCAATCTTCTTGGGCCTGTGGATTACGATAAATACTGTGGTGATGGTGACACGACCTGCTGATCCTTATCCATTTATTCTGTTGAATTTAATCCTTTCGTGTCTTGCGGCGATTCAGGCACCTATTATTATGATGAGCCAGAACAGACAGGAAGCAAAAGACCGCTTACGTTCGCAAAATGATTATCAGATTAATTTAAAAGCCGAGCTCGAAATCCAGCATTTGCATGAAAAACTAGATCATCTGTTGCTGCATCAATGGGAAAGGCTGGCTCAAATACAGGAAATCCAGCTGGATTTACTCTCTGAAATGAACAAAAAAGATTAA
- a CDS encoding MFS transporter, whose translation MNKNEHLLASRRFLPMFLTQFFGALNDNVFKQALLLVITYGWIQQQSASISTLNNLAALLFILPYFIFSATAGQIADKYERSQLIRYLKLLEIAIMLLGTVGFLMGNLWILLFALFLMGTHSTFFGPIKYAILPEVLKPNELMSGNALFQSGTSLAILFGMILGGAVIAASAGNLIWIGLTVISIALIGYISSHYILKQSIPAPELQVDWNFFRTSLQTLKYAKSLPLIFTILLGNSWYWFYGATYLTQIPQLTLQNLHASENVASLLLTFFSVGIGLGSFLCRKIGGSQVNIKMVPFGAIGLVIFALYLAASLAFVPERTGALIGLAEVFQQGWSYYHVMLAVTLLGVSGGFYIVPLYAMMQAHSPRSHRARVVAANNILNAVFMVSSAIFSIIILSVLELDLKILFCITAVLSGLFTLWLLYRLKPMIKIAQAPLED comes from the coding sequence ATGAACAAAAATGAACATTTGTTAGCTTCTCGGCGTTTTTTACCGATGTTTCTGACGCAGTTTTTTGGTGCATTAAACGATAATGTATTTAAACAGGCATTGCTGCTGGTGATCACTTATGGCTGGATTCAACAGCAATCCGCCAGCATCAGTACCTTGAATAATCTGGCGGCTTTACTGTTTATCTTGCCCTATTTTATTTTTTCAGCCACGGCCGGTCAGATTGCCGACAAATACGAACGTTCACAGCTAATTCGCTATCTTAAGCTTCTGGAAATTGCCATTATGTTGCTGGGAACTGTCGGTTTCCTCATGGGTAATTTATGGATTCTGTTATTTGCCCTGTTCCTGATGGGCACCCATTCCACTTTCTTTGGCCCGATCAAATATGCGATTTTACCTGAAGTGCTGAAACCAAATGAACTGATGTCCGGCAATGCCCTGTTTCAGTCCGGAACTTCTCTGGCAATCCTATTCGGTATGATTCTGGGCGGTGCAGTCATTGCAGCTTCCGCCGGCAACCTGATCTGGATCGGTTTAACCGTCATCAGCATCGCCTTGATTGGTTATATATCCAGTCACTATATCCTGAAACAAAGTATTCCCGCGCCTGAGCTGCAAGTTGACTGGAATTTCTTCCGCACCAGCTTGCAGACCTTGAAATATGCCAAAAGCTTACCTCTGATTTTTACCATTTTACTGGGCAACTCATGGTACTGGTTTTATGGTGCAACCTATCTGACTCAGATTCCACAGCTGACACTACAAAATCTGCATGCCTCGGAAAATGTCGCCAGTCTGTTGCTAACTTTCTTTTCTGTCGGAATCGGACTAGGTTCTTTCCTGTGCCGTAAAATTGGCGGCAGCCAGGTCAATATTAAAATGGTGCCTTTTGGTGCAATCGGTCTTGTGATCTTTGCCCTGTATCTGGCCGCGAGTCTGGCTTTTGTTCCGGAACGTACAGGTGCATTAATCGGTCTAGCAGAAGTTTTTCAGCAGGGCTGGAGCTATTATCATGTGATGCTAGCAGTGACCTTACTCGGGGTGAGTGGCGGTTTTTATATTGTACCGCTGTATGCCATGATGCAGGCGCATTCTCCTCGCTCACATCGTGCGCGTGTGGTTGCAGCAAATAACATTCTGAATGCCGTTTTCATGGTATCTTCTGCTATATTCTCGATTATTATTTTGAGTGTTTTAGAGCTTGATCTTAAAATACTTTTTTGTATTACCGCAGTATTAAGTGGCCTGTTTACCCTATGGCTACTTTACCGTCTAAAACCGATGATCAAAATTGCACAAGCGCCCTTGGAGGATTAA